A single genomic interval of Zobellia nedashkovskayae harbors:
- a CDS encoding lipopolysaccharide biosynthesis protein produces the protein MGLVFKQSLNNSIITYLGFGLGAINTLVLYLQFMEPKYYGLLQVVLSASVVLMPVLAFGVPNTLVKFYSSFKNDTKSMDGFLTLMLFLPLVLILPIGGITYLSNETIGSFLSKENPIVKDYVWHIFLIAMSMAYFELFYAWARVQMKSVFGNFMKEIFGRVAQTVLLILLYFEVINVRSFLDFLVAAYLLRTLIMKIYAYQLHRPKLIFDFPENTRKILVYSALIILGGSVAIVLLEIDKVMINQFIKIENVAYYGVASFIALVVAVPSRSMHQITYPLTAELLNKNDLVGLKRLYQKSSLTLYIISGLLFVLIYLNLNDLYELLPDAYRNGYIIFVWLGLAKLYDALLGNNNSILYNSDYYKAVLYMGLFLAIVTVFLNIWLIPAYGLDGAAIASFSAFFIYNTVKLIYVKMKFNMIPFTRETIQISILLVVTTLVFYFLNLSYHPIINIIIKSLGIAVLYIGVLFKFRISEDVFQVLSKVFGKKEQ, from the coding sequence ATGGGATTGGTATTTAAACAGTCATTGAACAACTCTATAATTACCTACTTGGGTTTTGGTCTTGGCGCGATTAATACCTTAGTCTTGTACTTGCAATTTATGGAGCCCAAATATTATGGACTTCTTCAGGTGGTTTTGTCCGCTTCTGTTGTGCTTATGCCGGTTTTGGCTTTTGGGGTACCCAACACTTTGGTTAAATTTTATAGTAGCTTTAAGAATGACACGAAGTCTATGGACGGTTTTCTCACGCTTATGTTGTTTTTACCTTTGGTTTTAATTCTTCCTATAGGAGGCATAACGTATTTGTCAAATGAAACCATAGGAAGCTTTTTATCTAAAGAGAACCCCATTGTAAAAGATTATGTCTGGCATATATTTTTAATAGCTATGTCTATGGCATATTTTGAATTATTTTATGCCTGGGCTAGGGTACAGATGAAATCTGTCTTTGGTAATTTCATGAAAGAGATTTTTGGGAGGGTGGCGCAAACGGTCCTTTTAATTCTTCTCTATTTTGAAGTTATTAACGTTCGGTCGTTTCTTGATTTTTTAGTAGCTGCCTATTTACTTCGTACGCTTATTATGAAAATCTATGCGTATCAGTTACATCGTCCTAAACTAATATTTGACTTCCCTGAAAACACACGGAAAATATTAGTCTACAGTGCATTGATAATTTTGGGAGGTTCTGTTGCTATCGTGCTATTAGAGATAGATAAGGTGATGATCAATCAATTTATTAAAATTGAAAATGTAGCGTATTACGGTGTAGCAAGTTTTATAGCTTTGGTAGTTGCAGTTCCTTCTCGGTCTATGCATCAAATTACATATCCGCTTACTGCAGAACTTCTGAACAAAAATGATTTAGTGGGGCTTAAACGTCTTTATCAGAAAAGCTCATTAACGCTTTACATTATATCAGGTCTTTTGTTTGTTCTTATTTACCTGAATCTGAATGACCTTTATGAGTTATTACCAGATGCGTACCGCAATGGTTATATAATTTTTGTTTGGTTGGGCTTGGCTAAATTGTACGATGCTTTGCTCGGGAACAATAATTCAATTTTGTATAATTCAGATTACTATAAAGCTGTTTTGTATATGGGTTTGTTTTTAGCTATTGTAACTGTATTTTTAAACATATGGCTTATTCCTGCTTATGGTTTAGATGGTGCGGCAATAGCTAGTTTTTCAGCTTTCTTTATCTACAATACTGTAAAGTTGATTTATGTAAAAATGAAATTTAACATGATTCCTTTCACTAGGGAAACCATTCAAATTTCCATATTATTGGTAGTGACCACGTTAGTTTTTTACTTTTTGAATCTTTCATATCACCCCATTATAAATATTATAATTAAGAGCTTGGGTATAGCTGTTCTCTATATAGGGGTATTGTTCAAGTTCAGGATTTCTGAAGATGTTTTTCAAGTCCTATCAAAAGTATTTGGAAAGAAAGAACAATAA
- a CDS encoding glycosyltransferase family 4 protein: MKKVLIITYYWPPAGGPGVQRWLKFVKYLRDFNVEPVVYIPENPHYPIEDASLMSEIPKDITIYSKPLFEPYGLAKLVSSKKTKRISSGIIQTKNQSFFEKSMLWVRGNFFIPDARKYWIKPSVKFLTEVISKESIDTVITTGPPHSVHLIGRELKKEKGVKWFADFRDPWTSIGYHKELKLTSNSEKKHKKLEYAVLNGADRILVTSNTTKTEFESITKQPISVITNGYDSDYQGDAYLDKSFTISHIGSLLTGRNPKNLWKVLSQIAAENSVFRGDLQLEFMGVVSQDVMDSMYRYELGPYIKMLGYGSHAEAQRKQQRSQLLLLVEIDSEETKGIIPGKLFEYMIAKRPILAVGPKGWEAGEIIDSTHAGQVFDYKAQAELKRTILEWYEAFKKGRITSESIAIEKYSRRALTEELSKLL; this comes from the coding sequence ATGAAGAAAGTCCTCATTATCACCTATTATTGGCCTCCTGCCGGTGGTCCTGGTGTGCAGAGGTGGTTGAAATTTGTAAAATATCTTCGTGATTTTAATGTTGAACCAGTAGTATATATTCCTGAAAACCCGCACTACCCCATAGAGGATGCAAGTTTAATGAGTGAGATTCCCAAAGACATCACCATATATTCCAAACCTCTATTTGAACCTTACGGACTTGCGAAATTGGTTTCTTCAAAAAAGACAAAACGGATTAGCTCTGGAATTATACAGACTAAAAACCAATCGTTTTTTGAAAAAAGTATGTTATGGGTTAGAGGTAATTTTTTCATTCCAGATGCCAGAAAATATTGGATAAAACCTTCTGTGAAATTTTTGACGGAGGTTATTTCAAAAGAAAGTATAGATACTGTAATTACTACAGGTCCGCCGCATAGTGTACACCTTATAGGAAGAGAACTAAAGAAAGAAAAGGGTGTCAAATGGTTCGCTGATTTTAGAGACCCGTGGACTTCAATTGGATACCATAAAGAGTTAAAGCTAACTAGTAATTCAGAAAAGAAACATAAGAAATTAGAGTATGCAGTTTTAAACGGAGCCGATAGAATTCTTGTAACAAGCAATACTACAAAAACTGAATTTGAGAGCATTACAAAACAACCTATTTCCGTTATTACAAATGGGTATGATTCTGATTACCAGGGTGACGCATATTTAGACAAGAGTTTTACCATTTCACATATTGGTTCTTTGCTAACGGGAAGAAATCCAAAAAATCTATGGAAAGTATTGTCACAGATTGCCGCAGAAAACTCGGTCTTCCGTGGTGATTTGCAATTGGAATTCATGGGTGTAGTAAGTCAAGATGTAATGGATTCAATGTATCGTTACGAACTTGGTCCGTATATTAAAATGTTGGGGTATGGCTCTCATGCTGAAGCGCAACGCAAGCAGCAAAGGTCACAATTGTTGCTTTTAGTAGAAATTGACAGTGAAGAAACCAAAGGAATTATACCAGGTAAACTGTTTGAGTATATGATTGCTAAACGACCTATTTTGGCAGTTGGCCCAAAAGGGTGGGAGGCAGGTGAGATAATTGATAGCACTCACGCAGGTCAGGTTTTTGATTATAAGGCTCAAGCAGAACTTAAGAGAACTATTCTTGAATGGTATGAAGCCTTCAAAAAAGGAAGAATAACTTCAGAATCTATAGCTATAGAAAAGTACAGTCGTAGGGCGTTAACAGAAGAATTATCTAAATTGCTCTAA
- a CDS encoding DUF7009 family protein — protein MKVRIKGNSIRMRITKTEVSQFCRTGYIQEETQFVNSTFTYALSSQADAYAITAKFEENKLTIVLPLEGIQNWENSEKVGFGNSISLTDGKTLSLLVEKDFTCLEDRGEDESENYPNPKLQH, from the coding sequence ATGAAGGTACGTATAAAAGGTAATTCAATACGCATGCGCATTACCAAAACTGAGGTGTCTCAGTTTTGTAGAACAGGATATATTCAAGAAGAAACTCAATTTGTTAATAGCACATTTACCTACGCTTTAAGTAGCCAGGCTGATGCGTATGCTATAACAGCAAAATTTGAAGAAAATAAGCTTACCATAGTGCTACCTTTAGAAGGAATTCAGAACTGGGAAAATAGCGAAAAAGTGGGATTCGGTAATTCAATTTCTCTTACGGACGGCAAAACTTTATCGCTTTTAGTTGAAAAGGATTTTACGTGTCTAGAAGATAGGGGAGAAGATGAATCTGAAAATTATCCCAATCCAAAATTGCAACACTAG
- a CDS encoding FdhF/YdeP family oxidoreductase, with product MSDKDFQRNVSVIGSEDFSNIKITEPVRYAAGKLGVKEALRHGFKEMGIVRSMRAFLELNQEDGFDCPSCAWPNPEHPSTVAEYCENGAKAVADEATTDKIDRDFFKKYSVEELSKLTEYQLNKFGRITEPMVLRPGSVHYEPISWEASYELISIELHKLNSPNDAIFYTSGRSSNEAAYLYGMFARALGTNNMPDCSNMCHESSGVALSETLGIGKGSVKLEDLYGADVVIVAGQNPGTNHPRMLSALEKCKKNGGKIISINPLEESGLINFKNPQHLNGLLGGGEDLTDIHLQVRINQDIALMKLILKRLAALDEKGQKVFDHDFMLKYVDGYAALISDFKNYDEESLLRLSGVTNEIVNETVALLATSENIVVCWAMGLTQHKNGVATICEYLNLLLLKGSLGKPNAGTCPVRGHSNVQGDRSVGIMHFVDKGLNERIEKHLGFKAPTEEGLDVVGAIKAMHNEEGKVFVCLGGNFLMAASDTVYTAESMQNCELTVQVSTKLNRSHLVTGKTALILPTFGRSEKDMKDGTLRYQTMEDSMGRVRQSRGLLKPTSDNIKSEPELIAELADTFFGGKHSVNWKGMGEDYELIRESIDNVVKGFDNTKEQSKGIGYYLPNNVRDLDFSMLPNGRAQLTVNPLPEHNLKPEEFMLMTIRSHDQFNTTIYGMDDRYRGIYNERRVLFMNPEDMEKKGLKKKDVINITSTYDGKVRTANKFLVIPYNIPAGDLAAYYPETNVLVPHDQYADKSKTPISKSIRVTVEKVS from the coding sequence ATGTCAGATAAAGACTTTCAGAGAAATGTATCAGTTATAGGTTCTGAAGATTTTTCAAATATAAAAATTACCGAGCCGGTTAGATATGCCGCGGGAAAATTAGGAGTTAAAGAAGCTTTACGCCACGGGTTTAAGGAAATGGGTATTGTACGTTCTATGCGTGCCTTCTTAGAACTTAATCAAGAAGATGGTTTTGATTGCCCAAGTTGTGCTTGGCCAAATCCAGAGCACCCTTCTACTGTAGCTGAGTACTGCGAAAACGGTGCAAAAGCCGTTGCAGATGAAGCTACCACAGATAAAATTGATCGCGATTTTTTTAAGAAGTATTCAGTAGAAGAACTCTCCAAACTCACGGAATATCAACTTAATAAATTCGGTAGAATTACCGAGCCTATGGTTCTTAGGCCGGGAAGTGTTCATTATGAGCCAATTTCTTGGGAAGCATCTTATGAGCTAATTTCAATAGAATTACACAAATTGAATTCGCCAAATGATGCCATCTTTTATACATCAGGTCGTTCCAGCAATGAGGCGGCATACTTGTACGGTATGTTTGCAAGAGCTCTGGGCACGAATAATATGCCAGATTGTTCTAATATGTGCCATGAATCTAGTGGTGTGGCGCTTTCAGAAACTCTAGGCATAGGTAAAGGCTCTGTAAAGCTTGAAGACTTATATGGTGCCGATGTTGTCATCGTTGCCGGTCAAAACCCTGGAACAAACCACCCACGAATGCTTTCTGCTCTAGAAAAATGCAAGAAGAATGGTGGGAAAATAATTAGCATTAATCCCTTAGAAGAGTCGGGGCTTATCAACTTTAAAAACCCACAACATTTGAATGGTTTGTTAGGGGGCGGAGAAGATTTAACTGATATACACTTGCAAGTCCGTATAAATCAAGATATAGCTTTAATGAAGTTGATTCTTAAAAGGCTTGCAGCTCTTGATGAAAAGGGACAAAAAGTTTTTGACCATGATTTCATGCTCAAATATGTTGACGGTTATGCGGCACTTATTTCCGATTTTAAGAATTATGACGAAGAATCATTATTACGTCTTAGTGGTGTAACTAATGAGATAGTAAATGAAACTGTTGCTCTTTTGGCAACAAGTGAAAATATAGTTGTTTGTTGGGCTATGGGGCTAACACAACATAAAAATGGAGTAGCCACTATTTGTGAATACCTAAATTTACTTTTATTAAAAGGCTCTTTAGGTAAGCCTAATGCAGGAACATGTCCTGTTCGTGGACACAGTAATGTGCAAGGAGACCGTTCTGTTGGTATCATGCATTTTGTAGATAAAGGACTAAATGAACGAATTGAAAAGCATCTAGGTTTTAAGGCCCCTACCGAAGAAGGTTTGGATGTTGTTGGAGCTATTAAGGCCATGCATAACGAAGAAGGAAAAGTCTTTGTTTGCTTAGGGGGTAATTTTTTAATGGCCGCTTCTGATACCGTGTATACTGCTGAATCTATGCAGAACTGTGAATTAACAGTTCAGGTAAGTACAAAGTTGAATCGCTCGCATTTGGTTACGGGGAAGACAGCTTTGATTTTACCCACTTTTGGTCGTTCCGAAAAAGACATGAAAGATGGTACACTTCGTTACCAGACTATGGAAGATAGCATGGGGCGGGTTAGACAATCTCGTGGACTTTTGAAACCAACATCTGATAATATTAAGAGCGAACCCGAACTTATTGCAGAATTGGCGGATACTTTTTTTGGAGGTAAGCATTCTGTGAATTGGAAAGGGATGGGTGAAGATTATGAACTTATTAGGGAAAGCATAGATAACGTGGTTAAGGGTTTTGATAATACCAAAGAGCAGTCAAAAGGTATTGGATACTATCTACCAAATAATGTACGTGATTTAGATTTTAGTATGCTGCCAAATGGAAGGGCACAACTAACCGTAAACCCTCTGCCAGAGCACAATTTAAAACCGGAAGAGTTTATGTTGATGACCATTAGATCACATGATCAGTTCAATACTACTATTTACGGTATGGATGATAGATATAGAGGCATCTATAATGAAAGGCGCGTTTTGTTTATGAATCCAGAGGATATGGAGAAGAAAGGCCTGAAGAAAAAGGATGTCATCAATATTACCAGTACTTATGACGGAAAAGTGCGTACCGCGAATAAATTTCTGGTTATACCTTATAACATTCCTGCTGGAGATTTAGCGGCATATTATCCGGAAACCAATGTTTTGGTGCCGCATGATCAGTATGCAGATAAAAGCAAAACTCCCATTAGTAAATCTATTAGGGTTACTGTAGAAAAGGTGAGTTAA
- a CDS encoding carboxypeptidase-like regulatory domain-containing protein: MGYIIKGNLRACLYLDLYESLDSVEVKVYKVTSDIKVACNHKSELIKLPADIIAYKSKNLLGSGHTNCEGNYTIDICDSYSDGEIEIDLIVTDKHESYRKIHDPIHFTARRLTPIWRGGNPTKEFSWNYCFSFQFWNQVRKLLDVWTIIGNVKSAQDKETPVSGVVVSAIDVDWVKDDFLGSAVSNRDGKFRIDYKSIDYKQTYLSPIISIETPISSIPGPGVYFKITNPDGILLYEEHRSMGKTQERRNIQRFFNIDLYI, encoded by the coding sequence ATGGGGTATATAATCAAAGGTAATCTAAGAGCCTGTCTATATTTAGACCTCTATGAATCTTTGGATAGTGTAGAGGTTAAAGTCTACAAAGTTACGAGTGATATAAAGGTAGCTTGTAATCACAAAAGTGAATTAATTAAACTACCTGCGGATATTATTGCCTATAAATCAAAGAACCTTCTTGGGTCTGGGCATACTAATTGCGAAGGAAATTATACTATAGATATTTGTGACTCTTATAGTGATGGTGAAATTGAAATAGATTTGATTGTAACCGATAAACACGAGAGCTATAGAAAAATACACGACCCAATTCATTTTACTGCACGAAGGCTAACTCCAATATGGAGAGGCGGTAATCCGACTAAGGAATTTAGCTGGAATTATTGTTTTAGTTTTCAGTTTTGGAACCAAGTCCGTAAACTATTAGATGTTTGGACAATTATAGGTAATGTAAAGTCTGCTCAAGACAAAGAAACACCAGTATCTGGTGTAGTTGTTTCTGCAATTGATGTGGATTGGGTAAAAGATGATTTTCTAGGGAGTGCTGTTTCAAATCGTGACGGCAAGTTCCGAATAGATTATAAAAGTATAGATTATAAACAGACGTATCTCTCTCCTATTATAAGTATTGAAACACCTATTTCTTCCATTCCCGGGCCTGGAGTTTATTTTAAAATAACAAATCCTGATGGTATTTTGTTATATGAAGAGCACAGGAGTATGGGGAAGACTCAAGAAAGAAGAAATATTCAGCGTTTTTTCAATATTGACTTGTATATTTAA
- the uvrA gene encoding excinuclease ABC subunit UvrA → MTEIVDVNPKHNIIIKGAKLHNLKNIDVVIPRNKLVVITGLSGSGKSSLAFDTLYAEGQRRYVESLSSYARQFLGKLDKPKVDYIKGIAPAIAIEQKVNSTNPRSTVGTTTEIYDYLKLLYARIGRTISPISGREVKKDTVTDVVEHVKKYEEGTKLLLLAPIVIDKERDSLKSLQLLSKQGYARIKYNGEVLRIDNAPEDIGKNFDLVIDRIIVKDDEDFYNRLANAIDTAFFEGKGECAIEELATKVVTPFSNKFELDGMSFLEPNVHLFSFNNPYGACPKCEGYGDVIGIDKDLVIPNTALSVYENAIFPWRGESMGWYRDQLVNSAYKYDFPIHKPWFELSEEQKQLVWDGNDHFIGLHKFFGQLEEKSYKIQNRVMLSRYRGKTKCNVCQGKRLRKETDYIIVGGKNISDLVELPIKKLIPFFEELVLDKYDAKIASRLLKEIITRLGFLYKVGLSYLTINRKSNTLSGGESQRINLATSLGSSLVGSMYILDEPSIGLHPKDTENLIDVLKSLRDLGNTVIVVEHDEDIMKAADEVIDIGPEAGTHGGKVVAHGTLDEILKSTSLTASYLNGTEEITVPSKRRTSTDYITIRGARENNLKNIDVTFPLNMLTVITGVSGSGKSTLVKKLLYPIILKEVGGYGEKAGQFTKVEGKYKNIKHVEFVDQNPIGRSSRSNPVTYIKAYDDIRNLFASQKLSKIRAYQAKHFSFNVDGGRCEKCKGEGEITVEMQFMADVHLECDTCGGKRFKKEVLEVKFEDASIDDVLNMTIDDAIAFFDLHKQTKIVNKLKPLQDVGLGYVTLGQSSSTLSGGEAQRIKLASFLVKGTTKDKALFIFDEPTTGLHFHDIKKLLKSFDALISKGHSVIVIEHNIELIKCADYIIDLGPEGGEGGGLLLAEGTPEEIIKSKTSFTAKYLKEKL, encoded by the coding sequence ATGACGGAAATAGTAGACGTAAACCCAAAACACAACATAATAATCAAAGGCGCAAAACTGCACAACCTTAAGAATATTGATGTTGTCATCCCCCGAAACAAACTAGTTGTTATTACCGGTCTTTCTGGTTCAGGTAAGTCCAGTTTAGCATTTGACACCTTATATGCAGAAGGTCAAAGACGTTATGTAGAGAGTCTTTCTTCCTATGCCAGACAATTTTTAGGCAAATTAGATAAGCCAAAAGTGGACTATATAAAAGGTATAGCCCCTGCCATTGCCATTGAACAAAAGGTGAACTCTACAAACCCACGGTCTACCGTTGGTACTACAACGGAGATTTATGATTATCTAAAATTACTATACGCGCGTATCGGTCGCACCATATCTCCCATTTCTGGCCGAGAAGTAAAAAAAGATACGGTTACAGATGTGGTGGAACATGTTAAAAAGTATGAGGAAGGTACCAAACTTCTTTTACTGGCCCCTATTGTTATAGATAAGGAAAGAGATTCATTAAAATCTCTTCAACTACTTTCCAAACAAGGCTATGCCAGAATAAAGTATAATGGCGAAGTGCTAAGGATAGATAATGCACCCGAAGATATTGGTAAGAATTTTGACTTGGTCATAGATCGGATTATAGTCAAGGACGATGAAGACTTCTATAATCGTTTGGCCAACGCCATTGATACGGCTTTTTTTGAAGGCAAAGGAGAATGTGCTATAGAAGAGCTAGCTACAAAGGTTGTTACTCCTTTTAGTAATAAGTTTGAGTTAGACGGAATGTCATTCTTAGAGCCAAATGTTCATTTATTCAGTTTTAACAACCCTTATGGAGCTTGTCCAAAATGTGAAGGGTATGGAGATGTTATAGGAATAGACAAAGACCTTGTGATTCCCAATACGGCATTATCAGTATATGAAAATGCTATTTTTCCATGGCGTGGTGAGAGTATGGGGTGGTATAGAGATCAACTTGTAAATTCTGCCTATAAATATGACTTTCCTATTCATAAGCCGTGGTTTGAACTATCCGAAGAACAAAAACAGTTGGTCTGGGATGGCAATGACCACTTTATTGGTTTACATAAATTTTTTGGGCAATTAGAAGAAAAGAGTTACAAAATACAGAATAGGGTTATGCTTTCTCGCTACCGCGGAAAAACCAAATGTAATGTTTGCCAAGGAAAGCGATTACGGAAAGAAACCGATTACATTATAGTTGGCGGAAAAAACATTTCTGATTTAGTTGAATTACCTATCAAAAAATTGATTCCATTTTTTGAAGAACTGGTTTTAGATAAATATGATGCGAAAATTGCATCGCGGTTATTAAAGGAAATCATTACGAGATTAGGTTTTCTCTATAAGGTTGGATTAAGTTATTTGACGATAAATAGAAAATCTAATACACTTTCAGGTGGAGAAAGCCAGCGTATCAACCTGGCAACCTCATTAGGAAGTAGCCTTGTGGGAAGTATGTATATTCTGGATGAACCCAGTATAGGACTACACCCAAAAGATACCGAGAACTTAATTGATGTTTTAAAATCTTTACGAGACCTTGGTAACACCGTTATTGTTGTTGAGCATGATGAAGATATCATGAAAGCGGCAGACGAAGTTATTGATATTGGTCCCGAAGCCGGTACACATGGTGGAAAAGTTGTTGCCCATGGAACGCTAGATGAAATATTAAAGTCTACGTCACTAACTGCGAGTTACCTAAATGGAACAGAAGAAATAACTGTACCCAGCAAAAGAAGAACTTCTACAGATTACATTACAATAAGAGGTGCTCGTGAAAATAATCTAAAAAATATAGATGTAACCTTTCCACTCAACATGCTTACGGTAATAACCGGGGTGTCAGGAAGTGGTAAAAGCACTTTGGTCAAAAAGCTTTTGTATCCTATTATATTAAAAGAAGTTGGCGGGTACGGAGAAAAAGCGGGACAGTTTACCAAAGTAGAGGGTAAATACAAGAATATAAAACATGTAGAGTTTGTTGACCAAAATCCTATTGGAAGGTCTTCACGCTCAAATCCTGTAACCTATATAAAGGCATATGATGACATCAGGAATCTTTTTGCTTCACAAAAGCTAAGTAAAATAAGAGCTTATCAAGCCAAACATTTTTCTTTTAATGTGGATGGAGGCCGATGCGAAAAATGTAAAGGAGAAGGTGAGATTACTGTAGAAATGCAGTTCATGGCCGATGTTCACTTGGAATGTGATACCTGCGGTGGCAAACGTTTTAAGAAGGAAGTGTTAGAGGTAAAATTTGAGGATGCAAGTATTGATGATGTCCTAAATATGACTATTGATGACGCTATCGCATTTTTTGATTTACATAAGCAAACAAAAATTGTTAATAAACTGAAACCTTTACAGGATGTTGGCTTGGGTTATGTAACCTTAGGACAGTCCTCTTCTACCTTATCCGGTGGAGAAGCTCAACGAATTAAACTAGCATCCTTTTTAGTTAAGGGTACAACTAAAGATAAGGCACTCTTTATTTTTGATGAACCTACAACCGGTTTGCATTTTCATGATATAAAGAAACTTCTAAAATCTTTTGATGCTTTAATTTCCAAAGGACATTCCGTTATAGTAATAGAGCACAATATAGAATTGATTAAATGTGCTGATTATATTATTGACCTTGGTCCTGAAGGCGGCGAAGGTGGAGGATTGCTTTTAGCAGAAGGTACTCCAGAGGAAATAATAAAGAGTAAAACCTCTTTTACGGCCAAATATTTAAAAGAGAAGCTATAG